Part of the Elusimicrobiota bacterium genome, CAGCATATGCGGGATTCAGCAGGATGGCTTTATTATAATCTTGCATAGCTGCTGCTTTATCGCCCAATTCGTAATGCGCCCAGCCTCTGTTGTTATATGCCTCGGCAATTGTCGCGTCCATGCTTATAGCGCTATTCAGATCCCGCAGCGCGTCCTTGTATTCGTTAAGAATAGTGTAAACACATCCCCTGGCCGCTAAGGCGGCGGCAAAGCGGGGGTTGTATTCCAAGGCTTTGGTATAATCCTGCAGCGCACCGATCATGTCCCCTTTCCTGTATTTAACGTTGCCCCTTATCCAGTAGCCGTGATGACTATTGGGATACTTTTTAATGACATCGGCAAAAAGAGTTTCACCGTCTTGCCACGCTCCTATGCGCTTCCAGGCATGGTACGAAAATATAATTATTGAAATATACAGCCCGGCTATGACAAGGTTTTTTACCTGTTTTTTTTCGATATCCGAAATCCATTGCCCCGCGATATAAAATAAACCGATGTAAGGCATGTAGGTGTAGCGTTCAGCCGTGACGGCGATGCCGACGGGAATAATTTGCAGCATAATGGAAATGGTCGTCAAAAAAAAGCAAACGCCGAACGCTATTTCCTTTCGTAATGAATTGGGCCTGAATAAAAGCCAGGCAATGAACGCTAAAAAAGGCAAAGATGCGTAGTACTGCCAGGGCAGCGCTCCGCCTTGAGTTCCGGGATAATAGTGCATGACCGATAAACCGAACGGAACAGCCGACTTTACAATGTAAAATGCAACGGCATATGTAAAGATGAATATATTGTCGACCAGCCCGTAATGCAAAGAAACGTAACTGAGCGCGCCTCCGGCCTGCTGCGAAAGTATCGCCAGTGTTCCGAAAAGCAGCGACAGGAGAAAAAACGGAATTTTTTCCAACAATAGCCTTCTGCCGATATTTCTTCCTTTATAAACATCGATCGCGATCAAAAGCACGGGCAATGTAACCGCCGCGGATTTGGAAAGAAGCGAAGCTGAGAAAAACAATACCGCTCCCATAAAGTGCTTAACCCGATAACCGAGGTCGATGTAACGCAGATAGACAAGCAGCGATAACAGGTAGAAAAATGTATACAGCATGTCTTTCAGTTCGGAAACCCAGGCCACTGATTCCACGTGCATGGGATGTACGGCAAATAAAATAGAAACCACAAGAGCCGCAGGTTTTTTGCCGCTTAACTTCCTGATAAATTGAAAAACAAGCCATGTGTTTATCAGATGCAGCGATACATTCAGCAGATGATAGGGCATGGGATTTATTCCGAAGCATGTGTATTCGGCTAAATATGCGAGCATGGTCAGCGGATGGTAGTTGCTGTTGTAAAAAGTGGTGAAAATCGCTTTAATGCCGTTCACGCTGAAATTCCTGATAAACGGGTTTTGCAGAATGTACATATCGTCATCAAGACCGGCAAAACCATTGTGAAGCGCCCTGAAGTAAATTAAAGCGGTAAATGCCAGAACCGCCATAGGCGCCCATTTCTGAATAGCGGTAAAAACTTCTTTTTTCCACGAACGGGGTGCTGGCTTTGCTTTTTGATTTATGTTTTTTTTGGGATTATCGGACAGATGTGCAGTAGACATATGGGTTGTCAGCGCGGGTTCCCTCGTCGCCTGAAGTTTCCGGAAGCCCTTGAAATCTGTAAAGGCAAGCCGCTACCGACTATAATACAAAAAATTTGAAATCCTGTGATCAAGGAGCTGCCGGTCTTTCAGCAGTCCCGAAATAATATTTGCCGTCTATGATTAAGGCCAGAAGCGCCGCCGCGGCCGATAGGATGAAAGCGGATGTCAGGCCCCATAGCGGCACGGCGAAGGCCGAGGCCGCAAAAGCCCCGAGCGCCGCGCCCGCCAGGTCGCGCGCGTAAACGCCGGGCCCTCTCTGCGGATTCAGGGCCGAGGCGCATGAAAAATACCAGCCTGAGATCGCGCCCGCCGCCGCCAGCGCTGCAACGGCGCAAATGAAAACCGTGTTAATGCCGCAGGAGAGAGTGTTTTTTACGACCGCCGCCGCTAAAATTGAAAGCCCCAGCGCCATAAATTCCGCACGCACCAGCACGGTTTCGCGCTTTTTGAACGGCGTAAGCGCGCCCAAGGCCGCGCCTGCCATAAAAGCCGAAAACAGCGCACCAAGCTTCCAGGCAAGCTGGCCGGTCAGCGTCTGAAAAACCAGGATCAATCCCGCTTCAAAAGCCATTCCCCAGAAGCCTATCAGCAAAGAAGATGCCCCGGCTGGTTCCTTCCATGTTGCCGAGGACCCGAAAAGGCCGGCGAACGAAACAATAAGTATAAGCGCCGTAAGCGCGAGGCCTAAAAGCATAGAGGGCGTTGCCACCATGGCAAGCCACAGCCGCCAGAAGTAGAAATATGAAATGGGGTCCATGTCCGAGTTTACCCGAGGGTTCTTTATTTTCTCAAGCGAAGCCTGCGCCCATCGGGCGCGATAGGGGTCAAGCAAAAAAGGAAAAGCGCTTGGCACGGCGTTGCGGTTCTTCAGCTTTCTTGCGGCGTAAGCTCCTGTCATGGCCGAGGGGTCCAGGTTAACCGGTTTGGCTGAAGCTATTATCGTCAGCCTGTTCGCCGCCGGTATAAGCGTAATATTTCCAAAAGCCCCGCGCGCGGTATTTATCAGGCAGGCGGCCAGATAGCCCTGCTCCGGTGAAATATAATTTTCCGAGAAAGGCAGTTCAAAAACAAGCAGGCCGTCAGGCGTTAATTTTTGGGCGGCAAGGCGGAAAAATTCCAGCGTATAAAGACGGTTTGCCGCCGCGTTTACGGGGCCGCCCGAGGCGAGCATTATGGCCGTGTAACTGTCGGTGGAAGAGGCCAGCAGCCGGCGGGCGTCTTCGTTCGTTATTTTAACGGCGCCGGGTTTTAAGGTCAGTTTGCCAAGTATATACTCCGCTCTGAAGCGATCCGGCTCCGCTACTTCAAGAACTCCGGGTTTATGCTTAAGCAGTTCCTGCGCCGCAAAAAAAGCTTTTTCACCGGCTGCAAGTATTTTCAGCGGTTTTGCCCGCGCAAGCAGCGGCAGGGCGAAAGTTTCATAAGTTCCGCTTTCATCGGGCAAAGCGGCAAGCAGCGCTCCGTTTTCTGTGATCTCCGTGACGGCGCCGGAAGCGGCGGAAACTGCCAGGCGGGAGCCGGTTGAATTAAACACCTCCGCCGGCCGCGCTCCGCCTTTAAGAAACACGCTTCGCGCATCGCCCCGCCAGAAAAAGGCAAGCACAGCCATTGTCGCGGCTAAAGCCAATATTTTAAGCGGTTTGACAGACTTGCTGGCTGTTATTTGCGACTTGTGGGCCTGTAACAGCGCCGCCGCGGCAAGTACCCCGCTACAGGCTGACGTCAGCCTGAGCGGGCTGAAACCCGGGAAATAGCGCAAATACAACAGGGCGCAAATTCCGGCCAGCGCCCCGCCTGCCGCCTCCGCAGCGTAGAAGGGAATTCCGCGCTTGCGCAGACTGGCGGCCGCAGCAACGCCTCCGGCGAGTCCCGCCGGCATGGTGAGCAGAAGAGTTCCCGCGATCATTTCGAAGAAACCCGGCATAAGGCCTGTTTGGGCCAGCCGCGCGGCCTGCCTTGCGGCCAGCATGCAAGCCGGTACGGACAGGGCAAAAAAGGCGAAAGAAAAAGCCGCGGCGTTTTCTTGTTCAACAAGGGCGTCAAGCCGCCTGTTTTGGCGCGCGGCCCTGATGCCGGCCCCGGTCCAGAAAAGCCAGAAAGCCAAAGCGCAGGCTATGGAAAGTTCGTGCGCCGTGAAGAGAAAAGATATTTCCCGCAGCAGCAGCGCTTGCGAGAGAAGGGCGAAAAAACCGAAGATAAAAAACAAAAGCATATATTTTTTATATTATATTACATGCTCCCGGATTATAAAAAGTTATTTCCCGCGCTGGTCTTCGCAGCGCTGGTTTTTGTCCCGGTCGCCGTGTTCTCAAACCTGATAGTTTCGCGGGAGATCAGCCCTTTTTACGCTATAGCCTGGGCACTATTTGCGGGCGGCACGGCTTTTGCCGTTTTTTACACCGGCAGGGTATCATTTTTCAGGCGTATATTTTTTTCGGCTTCCGCCCTGGCTTTTCTGATACATTTTAAACTCGGCCTTCTTTTAAAAGGCTTTCACCTTTCCTGCTTTAAAGATACTCCTTACTGCCACATCGCCATCGCGCCCTCTTTTCTGAATTACCTCTACCAGCAATACCTGGCGGTGATGAGCGGCGGGTGGAAATTGTGGGGCCCTTTAAGCCTGGTATTTCTCTGGCTGTTCGCCACGCTTGTCCTGGGCAGGGGCTGGTGTTCCTGGACCTGTTTTTATGGAGGCATTGACGACGGGCTTTCGGCCCTGCCGAAGAAGGCGCTTTTGAAGACGGAAAAGTCGGGGCTGAAACTGCGGGATTTTCCGGCCGCGCTTCTTATTTTTCTGCTTCTGATTTCTTTCGCCAATATGGCGCCGTCTTACTGCCTTTGGCTTTGCCCTTTCAAGCTGACCGGAGTTTTTCTTGACCCTGACGATGCCTTGATCCGTAAAATACAATATGGCCTGATGGGACTGGCTCTTGCGGTTCTTGTTATCGGGCCCGTCCTGACAAAAAAAAGAACCTTCTGCTCTTTCCTTTGCCCATTCGGCGCCTGGCAGGCATTCTGGGGCAGGCTTAATCCTTTCAGAGTAAGCGTTGATCCGCAAAAATGTTCAGGCTGCCTGGCTTGCGTTAGCGCCTGTCCGATGTACGCCATTAACTGCGTGCCCGGGGGGAAAGCGGAAATCACCGCTTACTGTAACATGTGCGGGGAATGCCTTAAAGCCTGCGGCAACGGGGGGATAAACTATTCTGTTTTAGGTTTTAGTTTCGGCTTGTCGCAGGAAGGTTTCTGGAAGCTTCTTAATCCGGAAAGTTTTTTTGTTTTTGCCGCGCTGACGCTTAGCGCCGTTTTCGCCTCGTTTTGGGCCCCGGCGGCATTGAGAGATGTTCTCAAATTGATCATGCCATAAGCCATAAGGGTGCTGCACCCGCCATAAGCTTTCAGCCATATGCCATACGCAGAAATCTTATGTAAGGTCTTCTGGAACTCCTTAAAAGCTTATGGCCTAAGGCATACGGCGTATGGCAGTTTCTCAGCCTACGGCTTAAAGCTTATGGTAGTATAGGAGACCTTATGCAAGAAGGTAAATGGCTTGACCCAAGGTATACCGACAAAGAAATATTTGAAAAGGACTATCCCAAACTGGATCTCTCGGGTATGGATGTTAAATGTCCCGGGTGCAAAAATCAGGTGACGCTCAACCGCAAAAACAACTCGCTAAAAGCCGCAGGCTGGTGCAAGCAGTGCAACAGAGCGGTGCATATATAACTACAGCGAATAGCGAACAGCGAAATAGCGAATAGGGCTGGAGTTATTCCTTATTTGGTCGGTTTGCTCGTACATCATCACTATTCGCTAACCCCTATTCGCTGCCTCTATGCCTGCACTTTTTTCAGAGGGTTTCCTTCTTGGTCTTTCCACCGGGGTATATTGCCTGGCTTCCTGCCTGCCGGTGCTCGCGCCGTATCTGCTTGCCGGCGGAAGCGGGTTTTGGAAAGCTAATTTGTTTATTTTCCTTGAATTTTTGGCCGGGCGATTCCTGGCTTATATGCTTTTCGCGCTGGCCGCCGTCTCGTTCGGAAAATTATCGGGCCCCTATCTTCCGCCCAGAGTGCTTGCCGCGGGCATGGCCGTGACGGCGCTTTTAATGTTTTATTCCCTCTTTTCCGGACATCTCAAACAACACTCGTCTTGTCTTGCTTCGTTCCCGGCCGCCTGGGCCGAAAAGCGGATACCTTGTTTACTTGGTTTCCTGACCGGTATCAACATCTGTCCGCCTTTTGCCGCTGGTCTTTTGCGTCTTGTGGGTCTTGCCGATATACTTAAAGGTCTGGCTTATTTTGGGGGTTTTTTCGTGTCCACCTCTCTTTTTCTGCTTCCGGCACTCGCCCCGACGTCTTTTTTGAGCTCCAGATTAAAAAACATTGGCCGTATGACGCTGTTTTTGGCCGCATCATGGTATCTTTTACTCGGATTGAGAGGAATAGTTGGGTGAGGAAAGGATATAGGGGAGAGAGGCTAGGGATTCAGGGAATGAGTTCTTTATTCCTACCCTAAACCCTATTCTCTCACCCCTACCCGCTGCCAATATAGGTCCTTAGACCTATAAAGGCATAGGCCCTTTGACCTTGCATATATTAGGCCTTTGGTCTTATAATCTAACAACTATTGATTTGTAACAACATGGAGGCATCCCGGATGAAAAAACTTGCGCTTATTCTCCTGCTTTTCGGTTTGTGTGCCCATAATCTTAAGGCCGAAGAACCCAAACAATCTAATACTACTGTGTCTTTTAACCAGTTGCTTGGCCAATTGGTTGCGTCATCCCTTGGAAACATAAATATCCCTGAACCCGTGCTGGACAAGGATGCCCAGGCCGCAATAAACGCCGACGACAGATACTGGGTAACTGTTCTTGCTTCCGATAAATACGAGAGGACAAAACTGCTTGACGCGGGCATGGATATCGTTGAGGTGAAGAAGGACAAGGTCTCCGGTTTTGTCAATAAAAAGACTTTAGACACGCTTTCCGAGAAAGGTTTCGTTGTGGAAAGCAAAATGACCATGGCACAGTATGTGCAGCAGTTTGGGAAGGATTTTCCCGCGGCCGACAGCGCCTATCACAACTATAAAGAAACCACCGACCTGTTGAAAACTCTTGCCTCCAATAATTCGACTATCGCTTCCCTGTTCTCTATCGGCAAGACCATTGAAGGCCGGGATATATGGTGCCTGAGGATAAACACGAACGCCAAAGGAGAGGGCGCAAGCACCAAGCCGGGCGCGGTCTTTATCGGAAATCACCACGCGCGCGAGCACCTTTCGAACGAGGTTCCGCTGTTATTCGCATCCTGGCTTTTTGACCACAAGGGCGACGCGGATGTGAAAAAATATATAGATTCCCTGGATATTTATATCATACCCATGCTGAACCCCGACGGGGTGGAATATGACATAAAGACCGGAAAATACCAGTGGCAGAGGAAAAATATGCGTGTGAACTCCGATAAGAGCATCGGCGTTGACTTGAACCGCAACTATGATTCCTGGTTCGGCGGCGAGGGCGCATCGCACTCCCCGAATTCCGATACGTATTGCGGCCCCTCGGCCTTCTCAGAGCCCGAAACCACAGCCATAAAAAAATTCGTGCTGGCCCGGAAGAATCTCAAAACCCTGAATAGCTACCATTCCTACGCGGACACTATAATGTATCCGTGGGGCGGCAAAGACGGCCCGATAGACAGCGATAAAGACAAGCAGGTGTTCATCAAGATGGCCAATGAAATGGCGAAAGACACCGGCTACACCGCCGAACAGTCAAATGAAATGTATATCGCCACCGGCGACGCCTGCGACTGGGCTTATGATGTGGCCAAGATCTTCGCTTTCACCACGGAGCTTGGCGGCAACAGTTTCTACCCCGGTGCCGGCATTATAGCTAAAACCGTTACCGACAACATCAAGGCCGCTGTTTACATGCTGAGCATGACGGAGAACCCGTACAAGACGATTAATTAGCGAACAGTAAAAAGGAAATGAAAAAGCCCGGAAAACTTTCCGGGCTTTTTCATTTTATCTGCTTACGGCCTACGGCTTATAGCTTATGGCGTTTATTTTAATGTCAGCGTATAGGATTTAACTTTTTTACATGGGTAATAGGATTCCTTGGTTTTGGCGAGCCCCGGCTTTTCCAGGTCGCTTTCCTTGTTGATAAAGGCGTAATGAGGGGGGAGATGTTTTGCCAGCTCATTATCCAGAAACTGATACAGTCCCTTTACATTATCCAGGGCCTTCTCAAAATTAAGCACAAAAGTGTCGTTGGAAAGCCGTGAGCCGAAAGCGAAGCCGGAGATCTCGTCGTCTATAAACACCAGCACCCCTTTCATTCCAAGCAGGTCAAAGTGGTTCAGCGAATTTATTATGGCTTTTCGTTCGCAATTAAGCATGTCCAGGTGTTTTCCTGTTTCCGGGTCGCCGGTCCAGCGGTCCAGCAGGTTAAGGCAGAGGCCGTTATTCTTCGCGGTTATGGACTCAACCTTCACTTTGCGCGCGGCGGCGGTCTGTTTGTCGAACTGGGCTATCAGGTTGCGTTTTTTTGAATACTTGTGTCCGGCAAGCCCCGCCAGGTCGCGGAGATTATAAAGATAGTCCATGTACCCCGGCTGTTCCGTAATGGTAAAAAGCGTTTCAAGTTCCGTCCGGCGCGGCTCAATATAACCTTCCGGAACATAGTAGTAGCGTCCATGCCTGTTGCGCATGGCTATGTCAGCCAGCTCACGCGGAGTTATTTCGCGAAAAGGTACCGGCAGCGGCATCAGCAGGCGCCTGCCTGCCGGCGGCTCAAGGTCGGTTTCCGCCACCAGCAGCGTATCGCCGTCAATTTTCCAGGAAACCTCGTAGAGGCAGCGGTTCCAGACTATAATTGAAGCCAGCGAGTATTCACAAAGCGCGTAGCTGTGCCCTTCAAAAAAACTCTTCAGGGCGCTATGGTCTTCCGGTTTAAGGCGGTTAAACATTGGTTTCTTTTGAGAGCATGGGGTGTGCCCGCTTAAGAATTTTGAAGCCGAGGCGGGAATAAAAAGGCGAAGAATTATCCTGCGCGATAAGGCCTATCCACTTTATCCCGTCCGTTTTAAGGCGTTTCTGGATGGCTTTAACTATGGCGGAGCCCGCGCCGGTTCCCCGTTCGGACTTAAGCACCATCACATCCTGTATGTAGGCGTCGCTTACGCCGTCGCTTATGGCGCGGCCCATGCCTATTGCGCGGCCTTTCCGCTGCGCCAACACAAAACAATGGCTGCCGTTTATTATACGCGAGAGCAGTTCCGGCCTGTCACGGCGGCCCCACCAGCCCTGCGCGCGGTAAAGTGTTATAATGCAATTCAGGGTGGCGGCGTCCGCTTTTCTTATGAAACGGAATGTTAAGCCGTGGGGCATAAGACCATAATATCAATCTTGCGGCGGGAAAGAAAGCCGCCAGCCGAAGACGGGAAGGGGAGGGGAAATGTATACTGAGGAAAAAAAGGGAATTAAACTTCTTAGATTTGACAGCTTTAAAGGACAGGCTGGAGTGGAATGCTGTGTTTCTACCCGCGCGGGGGGCGTGAGTTCCGCGCCTTTTGCCGGGCTGAACCTTGGCGCCTGGACCGGGGATAACCCGGAGAATGTGGGAAAGAACCTGGATTTGTTCTGCGCGGCGTTCGGCGCCGATCCGGGCAAGCTGACCATTATGCGCCAGCGTCACACGGCTAATGTTTCAGTATTGGAAGCTGGGGGCGGGCCGCCGGCGGAAAATACCGACGCGCTGGTAACGGCGGCCGCCGGGGTGCCGCTGCTGGCCCATTCAGCCGATTGCGCGCTGACCGTTTTTTACGACAGCCGGCACCGGGCGCTGGCCGTTGCTCACAGCGGCTGGCGGGGGGGGCTGCTGAATATTTACAGCTCAGTGCTGAATGTAATGCGCCTGCGCTTTGGGACAGTCCCGGAAAATATTACGGCGGGCGTATCCCCCATGATTTCCGCCGACCACTTCCCTGTAAGGGGGGATTTCCTTGAAAAACTCCAGGAGTTTTATCCGGGCGAGGAAGGCCGGAAGTTTCTGACGCTGCGCGAAGGCCGCCATCATTTCAGCCTGCGCGAACTTTTGAAACATCAACTGGCCGCGCTGGGCGTTAAAAAATACGAGTTCATGCACCTGTGCACCTACGCGGAAAAAGAGCTTTTTTATTCCCGGCGGCGTGACGGAGATACTACAGGCAGGTTCGGATTAATGGCGATGTTAAAATCACTGCCATACGCCGTATGCCTTAGGCCATAAGCTATTAAAGAGTTGCATAAAGGCCTGATATAAGATTTCTGCGTATGGCTTATGGCGGGTGCGGCACCCGTATGGCTTATGGCGTTTTTACCTCACCATATCCCATGCGATTTTAGCAAGCAGCGAGCCTGAAACCAGCAAAAGCGCGGGGCGTATCACCCAAACGCCTTTTTTAAGTGCCAGGTGCGAGCCAAGATAGTTGCCGGCCATTCCGGCGCAGCCCATGGCAAGCCCGAGGCGTATATTTACCTTGCCCAGCGCCAGAAAAGTAGCCAGAGCGGCTAAGTTCGAGGTGAGGTTTATAAGCTTGCTGAGCGCGGTGGCGCTAAGCAGGTCGTAGCGGCAGAAGCGCGCGAAAGCCACCGCCAAAAAAGTGCCGGTTCCGGGGCCGAGCATACCGTCGTAAAAACTTATAAAAAAAGCTATTGCGCCCGCGCGCGCCAGAAGCCCTTTTTCGCCAAGACTCGAGCTTGAGTCCGAAAGGCCGAAATTATGTCTTACCGCTAAAAAAACAGCTATCGGCGGCAGTGTCACTATCAGAAGATATTTAACCGCGGCGGGCGGGACCAGGGATATCACCCGCGCTCCCGCGCTTGAGCCGGCGGCTGCCAGAACGATCAGGATAAAAAGAAAAGACTTGCCAAAACTGCAGTCCTTTAAAAATTTGAAAGCCGCCACCGTGGTGCCCATGGAGGAGGAAAGCTTGTTGGTGCCCAGCAGTAAACCCGGGCGCAGCCCGAAGTGCAGATAAGCCGGCAGGGTTATCAGGCCGCCGCCCCCGGCGATGGCGTCTATGCAGCCCGCCAGGCAGACAAAAAACGCCAACAGCATCAAAGAGTAGAAGTGCGGATTGTCAAACATAAGCTAAATCCCGTATTTGCGGCTCAAGTGGCATAAGCCGATAGATTTAATGATTAAAGAGTATAAAAAAGGCGATGGCAAAGGAAAGAGATTAAACGGCTTTTTGTTTTATCCCGCATGCAGGAGGGTAAAAAAGTTAAAATATAGAAAGCGCGAATGATGCCGCGCAAAAACGGGGGCAGGATAGATGATTAAAAAAATATTTCGCTCAAAAGTCTTTTTAACCGGGTTGGGCATCCTGGCTATCGGCTGCGGTCCTCTTCTCCTTTATGCGTTGTATGAATTCATCACGGGAGCTAAAGGCGGTAATCCTGTCGGCCTGGGGCTGCTGTTAGCGGTTTCCTTTTGGCCCGGCGTTATTTTGCTGGTTGCGGGTATCATTCTAGGTCTGCTGAATAAGGATAAGGCGGTTTAAGGACGCGTAATTATTCGTCTTGTTCGCAGGCGTTTGTCGTTGACGCCGATTAAAAAGTAAAATTTAAAAAAGCGCGCGCGGAGGGCAATATCATGACAGACACGGAAAGCGTACTCGCACAAATTAAAAGTACCATTGAAATTTCGGGCGGGGGAAAAAAAGTCGATCTGCTGCTGAAAAACGCCCGCGTGATAAATACTTTTTCCGGCGACATTCACAAAACCGCCGTGGCCGTGCACAAGGACCGCATAGTGGGCTTTGGCGATTATCCGGCCAAGCAGGTTATCGACCTGAAAGGCGCCTATCTGGCCCCCGGCTTTATAGACGGCCATGTGCATATTGAAAGCTCCATGGTTAAAATCCCGGAGTTCGCCAGCGTCGTCCTGCCGCACGGCACCACCACCGCCGTTATAGACCCGCATGAAATAGCCAATGTGCTGGGGCTGGACGGCATAAAGTACATGCTGGCCTCCAGCCTTAACAGCGTTTTGAGCGTTTATGTGATGCTGCCTTCCTGCGTTCCGGCCACACATCTTGAAACCGCCGGGGCCGAACTCACGGCCCACGATCTGAGCCTCCTTTTGAACGATGAGCGGGTGCTGGGCATCGGCGAGATGATGAACTATCCGGGCGTTATTTACCGCGACGAAGAGGTATTGAGGAAAATCGCCATCGCCGGCAATAAAGTCATAGACGGCCACGCCCCCATGCTCCAGGGGAAAGCGCTCTACTCTTATGTGTCGGCCGGCATCCGCTCGGACCACGAATGCACTAATGTGGCCGAAGCGCGCGAAAAACTGCGCGCCGGCATGTATATCATGATACGCGAAGGCACCGCGGCAAAAAATCTTAAAGGCCTTCTGCCGCTTGTGAATTCCGAGAACTCAAGGAAATTTATCTTTGTGACCGACGACCGCCACCTTGACGACATTCTGCGCGAGGGCCATATAGATTACCTGGTGCGCACCGCCATACGCCTGGGCGTTGAGCCCATCCGCGCCATACAGATGGCCACCATAAATACCGCCGAATATTTCGGGCTTAAAAACCTGGGCGCCATCGCCCCCGGCTACGCGGCGGATCTGGTGGTTTTTGATGACCTTAAAAAACTGAAAATTTCAAAGGTTTTCAAGAGGGGCCGGCTTGTTTCCAGAAACGGCGTTATAGAACCCGGGGTTATCAGCGAGTACAAAGGCAAGACACGCGGCACCGTCAATGTCAAATGGATAGAGCACGAGGATTTTGCCCTGAAGGCGGGGGGGCGCCTGGCGCGGGTGATAAATGTGATCCCGGACCAGATAACCACCAAAATGAGCATTGAGCCCGTAAAGCAGGACGGCGGCTATGTTTCTTCCGACACCAAAAAAGATATCCTTAAAATCGCCGTAATAGAGCGCCATATGGCCTCGGGCCGCATAGCCCTTGGCCTGGTAAAAGGCTTCGGGCTTAAAAAAGGCGCTATCGCCTCGTCGGTTTCCCACGACTCCCACAATATAGTGGTCATAGGCACGCACGACGGAGATATGTACACTGCGGCCGTGCAGGTGGTTAAAATGCAGGGCGGCATAGTGGCGGCTTTGAACGGCCAGGTGCTGGAAGCCCTGCCGCTTCCGGTGGCCGGATTAATGTCGGACCGGAGCACTGACTTTGTGAGGGAAAAACAGCGGCAGTTGAATGAAATCGCGCGCATGCTCGGCTCCGCCTTGCAGGACCCGTTCATGGCCATGTCGTTCCTGACGCTTCCGCCCATACCTGAAATAAGGATAACAGACCGGGGCATAATTGACGCTGTCAAATTCAAGGTCGTGCCGCTTTTTGTGAACAAATTAAAAAAATAAGCATGAATAAAAAAGCAACGGCGGCATTTTTCCTGCTGAGCTTCAGCTTTCAGCCTTTAGCCCTTCTGCAAGGCGCGACCTTCGCGCGCGGGCCTTACCTGGAAAATATGTCTTCCGAAATGGTCGCCGTCCGCTTCCGCCTTGACACGGCCACGTCCGCCTGGATCACTTACGGCGCCTGGCCTGATTGCGAAAGATTCATGACTACGGCCCCGTTTGCCGCTGAACAAAAAATAACGCTCTTCGGACTGCTCGCCGATACCACGCACTGCTATCGCATTTATCTCCCGGCGGACCAGGGCGTGGGCGTATCCTCGCCCTCCGCTTTGGAATCGGACGGGCTTGCCTCCTCATACGCGGACAGCGATGCAGGTCCGATGCCCGATGTCACAGCCGAACAGCCGGCTGCCGGGCTTCCGCCGCAAAAGTCCGGCGGGAAAACGGGCGGGGCGGTGTACAAAGCCTTTGAGGGAACGTTCCGCACTTTCCGCGACGCGGACAAACCTTATTTTGACTTCCTCGCTTTCGGCGATTCCGGCTCCGGCTCCGAAGAACAGCTTGCTGTTGCGGCCCAGATGGATAAATTCAACCCGGATTTCGTGCTGAATACCGGTGATGTCCTGGAA contains:
- a CDS encoding phosphatidylglycerol lysyltransferase domain-containing protein, which encodes MFNRLKPEDHSALKSFFEGHSYALCEYSLASIIVWNRCLYEVSWKIDGDTLLVAETDLEPPAGRRLLMPLPVPFREITPRELADIAMRNRHGRYYYVPEGYIEPRRTELETLFTITEQPGYMDYLYNLRDLAGLAGHKYSKKRNLIAQFDKQTAAARKVKVESITAKNNGLCLNLLDRWTGDPETGKHLDMLNCERKAIINSLNHFDLLGMKGVLVFIDDEISGFAFGSRLSNDTFVLNFEKALDNVKGLYQFLDNELAKHLPPHYAFINKESDLEKPGLAKTKESYYPCKKVKSYTLTLK
- a CDS encoding tetratricopeptide repeat protein — translated: MSTAHLSDNPKKNINQKAKPAPRSWKKEVFTAIQKWAPMAVLAFTALIYFRALHNGFAGLDDDMYILQNPFIRNFSVNGIKAIFTTFYNSNYHPLTMLAYLAEYTCFGINPMPYHLLNVSLHLINTWLVFQFIRKLSGKKPAALVVSILFAVHPMHVESVAWVSELKDMLYTFFYLLSLLVYLRYIDLGYRVKHFMGAVLFFSASLLSKSAAVTLPVLLIAIDVYKGRNIGRRLLLEKIPFFLLSLLFGTLAILSQQAGGALSYVSLHYGLVDNIFIFTYAVAFYIVKSAVPFGLSVMHYYPGTQGGALPWQYYASLPFLAFIAWLLFRPNSLRKEIAFGVCFFLTTISIMLQIIPVGIAVTAERYTYMPYIGLFYIAGQWISDIEKKQVKNLVIAGLYISIIIFSYHAWKRIGAWQDGETLFADVIKKYPNSHHGYWIRGNVKYRKGDMIGALQDYTKALEYNPRFAAALAARGCVYTILNEYKDALRDLNSAISMDATIAEAYNNRGWAHYELGDKAAAMQDYNKAILLNPAYADAYNNRGWAYYESGDRTSAIQDYTKAILLNPVYAEAYNNRGWAYYESGNVESAMQDFTKSILVNPLFAKAYYNRGALMVKTGDFAGAVDNFSNLLKLNPNDSIARFNRGVSYLNLKDRTSACEDLEDAFISGYAGAEHAVKKYCR
- a CDS encoding GNAT family N-acetyltransferase, encoding MPHGLTFRFIRKADAATLNCIITLYRAQGWWGRRDRPELLSRIINGSHCFVLAQRKGRAIGMGRAISDGVSDAYIQDVMVLKSERGTGAGSAIVKAIQKRLKTDGIKWIGLIAQDNSSPFYSRLGFKILKRAHPMLSKETNV
- a CDS encoding 4Fe-4S binding protein yields the protein MLPDYKKLFPALVFAALVFVPVAVFSNLIVSREISPFYAIAWALFAGGTAFAVFYTGRVSFFRRIFFSASALAFLIHFKLGLLLKGFHLSCFKDTPYCHIAIAPSFLNYLYQQYLAVMSGGWKLWGPLSLVFLWLFATLVLGRGWCSWTCFYGGIDDGLSALPKKALLKTEKSGLKLRDFPAALLIFLLLISFANMAPSYCLWLCPFKLTGVFLDPDDALIRKIQYGLMGLALAVLVIGPVLTKKRTFCSFLCPFGAWQAFWGRLNPFRVSVDPQKCSGCLACVSACPMYAINCVPGGKAEITAYCNMCGECLKACGNGGINYSVLGFSFGLSQEGFWKLLNPESFFVFAALTLSAVFASFWAPAALRDVLKLIMP
- a CDS encoding sulfite exporter TauE/SafE family protein, which gives rise to MPALFSEGFLLGLSTGVYCLASCLPVLAPYLLAGGSGFWKANLFIFLEFLAGRFLAYMLFALAAVSFGKLSGPYLPPRVLAAGMAVTALLMFYSLFSGHLKQHSSCLASFPAAWAEKRIPCLLGFLTGINICPPFAAGLLRLVGLADILKGLAYFGGFFVSTSLFLLPALAPTSFLSSRLKNIGRMTLFLAASWYLLLGLRGIVG
- a CDS encoding M14 family metallopeptidase is translated as MKKLALILLLFGLCAHNLKAEEPKQSNTTVSFNQLLGQLVASSLGNINIPEPVLDKDAQAAINADDRYWVTVLASDKYERTKLLDAGMDIVEVKKDKVSGFVNKKTLDTLSEKGFVVESKMTMAQYVQQFGKDFPAADSAYHNYKETTDLLKTLASNNSTIASLFSIGKTIEGRDIWCLRINTNAKGEGASTKPGAVFIGNHHAREHLSNEVPLLFASWLFDHKGDADVKKYIDSLDIYIIPMLNPDGVEYDIKTGKYQWQRKNMRVNSDKSIGVDLNRNYDSWFGGEGASHSPNSDTYCGPSAFSEPETTAIKKFVLARKNLKTLNSYHSYADTIMYPWGGKDGPIDSDKDKQVFIKMANEMAKDTGYTAEQSNEMYIATGDACDWAYDVAKIFAFTTELGGNSFYPGAGIIAKTVTDNIKAAVYMLSMTENPYKTIN